AGATCCTCATTGAACTCGGGGATGACCATTGGGTAAAAGATATGGATGTCGACGAATTCGCCTCCAGTCGGATTGAAGATCCCGTCACGGAGGAGGATACCTATCTGCATATCTACACCAGTTATGTCGATGCATCCGAAAAATATCGAATTATTCTGTTTGATAACGAACAGCGCTATCTCGGGTATTATCGTTCCAGATTTGAACCGGTTGATTATGAAGAAAATGCGGTTTTGGTTGATGCGGAAGATGGGTCGACATACTTTCGTCTGCCATTATCGACCGAAGGTTTTCCGAGCCGCGTTCGTACCGGACTGTCCATTACAACCTTTATTGAAAATGAACATATTGAACCTGATCCGGGCCCCGAAACCCATGACGAACAGCAGCCCGTTCAGGAATCCGATCCGGATGAACCGCAATATCGTGACTGGACGGTGAATATCAGAGATCGGGAAATTACATTCAATGCGGTATTCGTGCGCCGCGACGGCGATAAAATCGTTCTGAAAGAGTCGAAACAGGGAAAAGTTAACGGAATTCCCGGGCAACTGTTCAGTGAAAAAGATCAGGAATATCTCAAAGACATTCTTGAGCTTTGATGCGCTCACAGAGTGACATTTAAGCATCGCCGTTCGCATTTCGATATGGTTGTGTATTTCCGGCAGCACGAAGTCAGACCCTGCGATGCAGGAAATTGCCGGAAATACAAATCGGATGGAAAGAAAATGATCTGTTTATTGTCCCCCTCGAAAAGCATGAATATGGAACCGGCGAAATTGAAAGATTTCACGGAACCGGCCTTTCTCGAAAAATCGCGGAAACTGGTTTCCAAAGCCCGGAAGTTTTCCACCCCGCAGCTGATGGAATTTATGGAGATCAGCGAAAAACTGGCGGAATTGAATCGTCAGCGTTTTAAGGACTGGAACCCGCCGTTTAATCTGGAGAATGCCAAGCAGGCCGCACTCGCATTTACCGGCGATGTGTATGACGGGTTGGATGCCCCTTCACTGAAAAAGGCTGATCTGGATTTTGCGCAGCAGCATCTGCGGATACTCTCCGGTCTTTACGGGCTGTTGAAACCGCTTGATCTGATCCAGCCCTATCGCCTGGAAATGGGCCGTCCGCTGGAAACTCGCGGCGCAAAAAATCTGTATGAATTCTGGAGAGCGTCGATTACCGAAGAGCTTAATCAAACCGAAGCTGATGTTGTGATCAATCTGGCATCAAACGAATACTTTAAAGCAGTCGACAAAAAGGGGCTGAACAAGAACATCATATCCCCTGTATTCAAGGATGAAAAAAACGGAAACTTTAAAATTATCAGCTTTTTCGCCAAAAAGGCGCGTGGCAGCATGGCGCGCTTTCTCATCGAAAATCGGATAAAAACACCTGACGGCCTGTTGGAGTTCAGCGAAAACGGTTATGCCTTCAATACCGAACTTTCCACACCGGCCAAGCCGGTTTTTACGCGTCCGGAAAACTTGGCGTAAAAACAGGTCAGGCTTTGCAGCAGCAGGAACATCCGTTAGCGCGTCGGTAGATTTTCCGCGCTTCGGACATGGCATTCAATGCTGTCGCAAATGCACCGAGTGCTTTCAGCTGTTTCTTTTCGGGCATCAGCGCACATCCCGCCGCGTGCATCTGTCGCACGCCGCTCCAGGACTGCGGTTCGGTTTCAAGGTAGTATCTCACTTTGGCCATCATGCTCTCCATGTTTTTATGGACCCAATGGTAACTTCCAATATTTGGAAAAGATAAACTGCGGGTTAAAGGATCGTTTTCACGAACAAGCAGTCTGTTACATTTTTCAAGGTTTGGAACTTTTCCGCCGCTGATGAGATGCGGTATAAACAAAGCCATGAGTTCGGAGGATAGAGACAGGCAGTTGCATGCTTTTTTTTCAGGACGCGTTCAGGGTGTCGGTTTCCGTTACACGGTCTGCGAACTGGCTTCCTCATTCGCAATCACCGGATTTGTAAAGAATATGTGGGACGGTGATGTTGAACTTGTGGCAGAAGGTACGCATCAGGAATTGGTTGATTTCCTGAACTGCATCAAGACATCACAGCTGGGCCGGAAAATTACAAATGCCCGGGTAGGCTGGCATGATGCTACAAACCGGTTTAAACAGTTTGGAATTGAATTTTAATGAAGTATGCAATTTTAGGAGACATTCATGCCAACCTTGAAGCACTATCTGCTGTGCTGGAGGATGCCGAACAACAGAGCGTTACCCATTATGCCTGTACAGGAGATGTGGTAGGTTATAATGCCGATCCCAAAAGCTGCCTCCAGATGATCCGCAGCCTGAACTGCAGCGTGGTGCAGGGAAACCATGATTACTATGCGGCCTGCAATGAAAATATGGAACTGTTCACGCCCATGGCCCAGAAAAGCATCCGCTGGACCCGTAAACACCTGTCCCCCTTCGAACGAAAATATCTGCGGCATCTGCCGCTGATCATCGATATCGAGAATTTCACGATTGTGCACAGCTCCCTGAGCAATCCGCACCGATGGAACTATATTTTCAAGCGCCGGGCCGCTGATGCCAATTTCCGGAACCAGTTCAACAATGTCTGTTTTTTCGGGCACACCCACGTGCCGCTGGCTTTTGTGAAAGGCGATGCCATTGAAAAAGGATTTTACGAGACGCTGCATGTTAAACCGGGGTTTCAGTATCTGATCAATGTAGGCAGTGTGGGACAACCGCGTGACCGTAACCCCAAAGCGGCCTATGTAATCTACGATCTTGATGCGCAGACAATTACGATACGCCGGGTGGACTATGACCTCGCGACAACGCAGAAAAAAATAAGGGCAGCCGGGCTGCCCTTCAGAAATGCACTGCGTCTCGCCAGCGGACGTTAAGTGGTCCGGCGAAAACGTACGTTTATCTTTTCCCCTCACCGGGTGCGTCATCTCCCACCAGCTTGGCATGCAGCAAAGCGGCTGCAACTTCGAGATCGTGCCGGGTTCGGATTTTCATATTTTCAAAACCGGCCTCGAACAGATGGGTTTCAGTTGAAGGCATAACCAGTGAAGACTCATCATCAATAAGCTTCATGCCCTTGTTTTTTGAGTCGATGACTTCTTTAATAACCGGCGTTTTGAACGCCTGCGGTGTTTGTGCTGCCCAAACGGTATTGCGATCCAGTGTTTCAACCACACGGCTTCCTTTCGGCGCATACTTTGTTGCATCTTCAATTTTATGCGCAGCAATACAGCTCCCATACCGTTTTGCGCGTTTCACCGTTTCTGATAAAACATTCTGCGTCAGAAACGGACGTGAAGCTTCATGAATCACAACCACTCCCGGATCGGTCTGGATTTTGCTGAATACAGTCCGCAATGAGCTCAACCGGTTTACCCCCCCGATCACAACACCGTGCACCTTGGTGCACCCAAACCGTTTAATGGCATGAATAGTGGATTCAACCCGTTCTTTCCTCACAACCACCACAATATGGTCGATACAGTCCGCATCTTCAAACGTCTTCAAGGAGTGCAATAAAATAGGTCCGCTGCCCAGCGGCAGAAATGCGGCTTCTGTCCCAGACGCAATTTCTTCTTCTTTCCCGCAGGCGATAACGATGGCCATAACACTCATATTTCCTCCTAGAACACCCATGCAAAGCACTTGAGTACAAAAATTTACATCCTTGAAAAGAGTGCGTCAAGGTTTCAGGTCGACGGTTTTCCTTTCCTTCAGAAAGGCAACCCTCCATGATCACCAGATGGATTTAGATAGCCCGATGCTTATTCTTTATGATGGTGACTGTCCGATCTGTTGCGCTAAACGTGATTTTCTGATGAGAAGAGATCCTAGGGGCGCTCTTGAATTTTCAGATATTCGCGATCCGGACTTTCGCCCTCCTGCAGACCATCTTACCATCGATATGCTGGCGGCTGAAATTCATGCCGTTACTCCGGAGCATGAGGTGTTGCGCGGTATGGAAGTGATCCGTGCTGCCTATCGTGCCATAGGTATAGGCTGGCTGGCAGCTCCTACGGGCTGGCGGCTCCTACGACCGCTATTTGACCGGCTGTATATTTTTGTTGCCAAAAACCGCCTTAAAATAAGCCGGTTGTTTTCTAAATCTATACGTTAATCTTTTATCTACAATATCTTGTACAACCCGGTCTCTGAGACCACAACTTGTTCGTTGACATATTTTATCGGCTTCGACAGAATTTATGTATGAAAGGCGAATATACGACAGCTTTCCAAGGGTTGGAAAGGAGATGAAACTGATGCCCTTGACCCCTAATCCTTCCAATTCCAACCCCGAAAGGCCTCAGGAAATATGATCACCCCTAAGGAGAAAATCTTCGTTCTTGATACTAATGTAATCCTTCATGACAGCAGCTGCATCCACCAGTTTGGCGAGCATGATATTGTCATCCCCATAACGGTGCTCGAAGAGCTCGACCACTTTAAAAAAGGGAATGATTCACTGAACTTTCACGCCCGCGAGTTTACCCGTACCCTCGACTCATTGGCGGAAGATAAACTGTTCAACGGCGGCGTATCCATCGGCACGGGCCGTGGGAAAATCAGCATTAAACTCGATCGCGAGTTCGATCAGGATATTGCGGCCAACTTTTCCGATACCAAAAAACCGGATCACCGGATTCTGAACAGCGGCTATGCGGTGGCTAAAGACCATCCGGATAAACTCGTTACACTGGTAACCAAAGACGTTAATTTGCGAATGAAGGCTAAAGCGGTCGGTCTTCTTGCCGCCGACTATAAAAACGACCATGTTTCTGACATTCAGCGACTTTACACAGGGACCCGTATTGAAGAGCAGGTGGAACCGGAGCTGATCAACCTGATGTATACCCCTCCGTATGAATTTCCTTCCGATCGGCTGAACGTGGATCATCCGCTGACTCCAAATGAATACCTGATTTTACGCGGCGAACGGAAATCGGCCCTGGCGGTATATGACGACGAACTTCGCCTCATCAAACATGTGGATAAAGTTCCGGCCTTTGGAATTACACCGCGGAATTCCGAGCAGACCTATGCCCTCGACGCCATCCTGAACGATAACGTCCGCCTCGTTACGCTCACCGGAAAAGCCGGAACGGGAAAAACGCTGATTGCACTCGCAGGGGCACTGAAACGGAAAAAAAGTTACCGTCAGATTCTGATGGCCCGCCCTATTGTTGCACTCAGTAATAAAGACATTGGCTTTCTCCCGGGGGATATCCAATCCAAACTCGACCCCTACATGAAACCGCTGTTTGATAATCTTGCCGTCATTGAACATGCACAGGGCGATACTAAAAAAAGTCAGGTGAGTAAGCTGATGGATGATAAAAAACTGATCATTGAGCCGCTCTCCTATATTCGCGGTCGAAGTCTCGTCAATACGTTTTTTATTATCGATGAAGCCCAGAATTTAACACCGCATGAAATTAAAACCATTATCACCCGCGCGGGCGAGGGAACGAAAATTGTATTTACCGGTGATATTTTTCAGATTGATCACCCCTACCTCGACAGTCATTCAAACGGCCTGAGTTATTTGATCGAAAAAATGACCGGTCAGCGATTGTATGCACACGTTAACCTGACCAAAGGAGAGCGCTCAGAGCTGGCGGATCTTGCCGGCTCGCTGCTTTGATCAGTTGTGCTTCAATTCAAAGCGAAGCTGACGGATCTGCATACTGGTGTAACTGGACTGGATTTTCAACAGAAGCGGTCGTTTCATCCGCTCCAGTTCAGGAATCCAGCCGGGATGATCCACAATAACAACCAAAGCACGGTCCTTGATATATCCGGGTTCACTGTGTTTGGCGATCTGTGGTCCCGCCAACCGCTCCCATGCGTTCCGAAGCACAACAACATATTCCTGCACCGGCTGTTCGAAATCTGAAACAACATCTTTCAGAATTTCGCCCACACTTTTCATATCTCGCTGTGGCGCCATCGGTTTGCTCAGATGATACCGAACACGGTCGATGGCCCATCGGCTCTGATTTTTGCGGCTGTACCGAGGCTGCTCCATAGATTCATTGAGCCAGATCAGTGATCCGGATGACAAGGCTGTTGACGGGGAAATATACTTTTCACCCCGGTGTTTGCGAAATCAAAAGACAAACCAGCGCGCTGAAACAGAAATTATTTCAGTTTCCGTTGATAAAATTTACCGCATTCTGGAACAGCTTCAGGCCAAGCCCCTGCTCCGGCAGGTCACCGTTCAGCTTCTGCTTGTCCCAGTTCGGGTGGTTTTCCGGGAAAAGATAGGCTTCCGGGTGCGGCATCATTCCGAAGATACGCCCGCTCGGATCGGTCAGCCCGGCAATCGCATGCAGCGATCCGTTCGGATTGGCGGGAAACGCCTGCGTCGGCTTATTGTCGGCATCCACATAGCGTGCGGCCGCGCAGCCATTCGCTTCCAGTTTTTCGAGCAGCGCATCATCGAGCGTGAAAATCTTGCCTTCACCGTGCCGGATTGGCAGCGGCATGGTGCCCAGCCCCTTAGTGAACACACAGGGAGAATCCTCTTCAAATTTAATGTCGCACCAAAAGTTCTGAAAGGTGCCGCAGTCATTCTGCATCAACGAAACCGTCGGCTCAAAACAGTTTCCGTCCAGCCCCGGCAGCAGCCCCATTTTCGTCATCACCTGAAATCCGTTACAGATGCCCATGACCAGTTTGCCGTCATCGATAAACTGCTGAAGCTGCGCCTGCATATGGTGTTTGACGCGCAGAGCGAAAACATGGCCGCTGGTCATGTGATCGCCGTAGGAAAATCCGCCGATAAACATCATGGCCTGAAAATCGTTCAGTTGATCCGGATGATCCAGCAGGTCATTTAAGTGCACCAGTTCCGGTTCGGCACCGGCCAGTCTCCATGCATGGGCGCTCTCCGCTTCGCAGTTCACCCCGTACCCGGTAATAATCAAAACTTTTGGTTTGTTCATTTTTTTTATTCCCCATGGGCACACGCCGTGTGCCCCTCCATAAACTTATTTATTCATATCTTCAAGCATGGCCGTGGCGGCGGCAACCGGATCTTCCGCATGCATAATCGGTCGGCCGATCACCAGATGCGTCGCTCCCTGATCGACCGCGAACGACGGTGAGGCCACACGTTTCTGATCGCCCACATCGCCATCCGGCATGCGGATCCCCGGCGTAACGAGCAGTGCATCCGGAAACGCATCGCGCAGCGCCTGGGCTTCGTGCGCACTCGTCACCATGCCGTCAATGCCGGAACTGATCGCCAGCTCACCCAGTTTTACGGCCTGCTCAGAAACCGTGCGGTTGATTCCAAGGTCTGTAAAATCGTCGGCGCTCAGGCTGGTCAGCGTGGTTACCGCAACAATTTTCGGCGGATGTTCACATTCTGCCGCAGCTTTTGCCGCATGCTCAAGCATGGCCCGGCCGCCGATGGCGTGAACAGTCATCAGATTTACGCCATGGCTCGCCGCGGTTTTTACGGCATTGGCTACAGTCTGGGGAATATCGTGCAGTTTCAGATCGAGAAAGATTTTTTTACCGCGTTTTTTCAGCGGTTCCAACACGGCCGGCCCTTCCGCGCAAAACAATTCCAGGCCCACTTTATACCATTCTATAAAATCGGGTAGTTCCTGAAGTTTAGCCTCCATGGCTTCGGCATTCGGCACGTCGAGTGCCACGATCAAATCAGCTTTATTCATCCGAAAATCCTTTCTGCGTTCCAAAGTGCGGAAATCTAGCAGAAAAGTTCCGGCGGCTGGAATCCTTTACCGCGCGTTTTTTCCTCCCGGCCGGCGGCGAACCCTGCAGTTCTTAAATTTTAAGCCAGACGGTCTGATAGGGTTCGAAGGGAATCACTTTTCCGTCGCCCATATAGCGCCGGCCGGTAAGCAGGTCGGTGCAGGTGTCGGTGCGGTTCAGGCGGTACAGGCGATCGTCGACCGTCAGCTCCTGGTACCCGGCTGTAAAATTACTGATGCACACCACGCGCTCTTCGTTCCACTCGCGCTCAATCGCAAACCACTCCGGACCCAGATTGACGACCTGCTGGGCGGCATCGGGATGAAACATTTTATGCTGCGACCGGCAATTCAGGCGGCGCGTATATTCTTTGAGCACTTTTGCCGTCGGTGACTCCGGGTCGGCGATGCGTTTTTCCAGCTCCTCTTCATCCCATTTCAACCGGTTAATGGTCCGCGCCCGACCGGTTTCCTCGACCCCCGCATAGTTATTCCGTGTGGCAGTCAGACTGTGGAAATAGACGGCCGGCACACCGCGAAGCGACATCGCAACGGTCTGCGAGCAAAGGAAACGCGCCAGATGCTGATCAGTGACCCGTTCCGGATCGTCCCCCATGGCATCAAAAT
This is a stretch of genomic DNA from Pontiella agarivorans. It encodes these proteins:
- the yaaA gene encoding peroxide stress protein YaaA codes for the protein MICLLSPSKSMNMEPAKLKDFTEPAFLEKSRKLVSKARKFSTPQLMEFMEISEKLAELNRQRFKDWNPPFNLENAKQAALAFTGDVYDGLDAPSLKKADLDFAQQHLRILSGLYGLLKPLDLIQPYRLEMGRPLETRGAKNLYEFWRASITEELNQTEADVVINLASNEYFKAVDKKGLNKNIISPVFKDEKNGNFKIISFFAKKARGSMARFLIENRIKTPDGLLEFSENGYAFNTELSTPAKPVFTRPENLA
- a CDS encoding acylphosphatase, with protein sequence MRCGINKAMSSEDRDRQLHAFFSGRVQGVGFRYTVCELASSFAITGFVKNMWDGDVELVAEGTHQELVDFLNCIKTSQLGRKITNARVGWHDATNRFKQFGIEF
- a CDS encoding metallophosphoesterase family protein encodes the protein MKYAILGDIHANLEALSAVLEDAEQQSVTHYACTGDVVGYNADPKSCLQMIRSLNCSVVQGNHDYYAACNENMELFTPMAQKSIRWTRKHLSPFERKYLRHLPLIIDIENFTIVHSSLSNPHRWNYIFKRRAADANFRNQFNNVCFFGHTHVPLAFVKGDAIEKGFYETLHVKPGFQYLINVGSVGQPRDRNPKAAYVIYDLDAQTITIRRVDYDLATTQKKIRAAGLPFRNALRLASGR
- a CDS encoding IspD/TarI family cytidylyltransferase — encoded protein: MSVMAIVIACGKEEEIASGTEAAFLPLGSGPILLHSLKTFEDADCIDHIVVVVRKERVESTIHAIKRFGCTKVHGVVIGGVNRLSSLRTVFSKIQTDPGVVVIHEASRPFLTQNVLSETVKRAKRYGSCIAAHKIEDATKYAPKGSRVVETLDRNTVWAAQTPQAFKTPVIKEVIDSKNKGMKLIDDESSLVMPSTETHLFEAGFENMKIRTRHDLEVAAALLHAKLVGDDAPGEGKR
- a CDS encoding thiol-disulfide oxidoreductase DCC family protein — translated: MDLDSPMLILYDGDCPICCAKRDFLMRRDPRGALEFSDIRDPDFRPPADHLTIDMLAAEIHAVTPEHEVLRGMEVIRAAYRAIGIGWLAAPTGWRLLRPLFDRLYIFVAKNRLKISRLFSKSIR
- a CDS encoding PhoH family protein; translation: MITPKEKIFVLDTNVILHDSSCIHQFGEHDIVIPITVLEELDHFKKGNDSLNFHAREFTRTLDSLAEDKLFNGGVSIGTGRGKISIKLDREFDQDIAANFSDTKKPDHRILNSGYAVAKDHPDKLVTLVTKDVNLRMKAKAVGLLAADYKNDHVSDIQRLYTGTRIEEQVEPELINLMYTPPYEFPSDRLNVDHPLTPNEYLILRGERKSALAVYDDELRLIKHVDKVPAFGITPRNSEQTYALDAILNDNVRLVTLTGKAGTGKTLIALAGALKRKKSYRQILMARPIVALSNKDIGFLPGDIQSKLDPYMKPLFDNLAVIEHAQGDTKKSQVSKLMDDKKLIIEPLSYIRGRSLVNTFFIIDEAQNLTPHEIKTIITRAGEGTKIVFTGDIFQIDHPYLDSHSNGLSYLIEKMTGQRLYAHVNLTKGERSELADLAGSLL
- a CDS encoding DUF721 domain-containing protein, which gives rise to MAPQRDMKSVGEILKDVVSDFEQPVQEYVVVLRNAWERLAGPQIAKHSEPGYIKDRALVVIVDHPGWIPELERMKRPLLLKIQSSYTSMQIRQLRFELKHN
- a CDS encoding phosphoribosylformylglycinamidine synthase subunit PurQ, coding for MNKPKVLIITGYGVNCEAESAHAWRLAGAEPELVHLNDLLDHPDQLNDFQAMMFIGGFSYGDHMTSGHVFALRVKHHMQAQLQQFIDDGKLVMGICNGFQVMTKMGLLPGLDGNCFEPTVSLMQNDCGTFQNFWCDIKFEEDSPCVFTKGLGTMPLPIRHGEGKIFTLDDALLEKLEANGCAAARYVDADNKPTQAFPANPNGSLHAIAGLTDPSGRIFGMMPHPEAYLFPENHPNWDKQKLNGDLPEQGLGLKLFQNAVNFINGN
- the pyrF gene encoding orotidine-5'-phosphate decarboxylase, giving the protein MNKADLIVALDVPNAEAMEAKLQELPDFIEWYKVGLELFCAEGPAVLEPLKKRGKKIFLDLKLHDIPQTVANAVKTAASHGVNLMTVHAIGGRAMLEHAAKAAAECEHPPKIVAVTTLTSLSADDFTDLGINRTVSEQAVKLGELAISSGIDGMVTSAHEAQALRDAFPDALLVTPGIRMPDGDVGDQKRVASPSFAVDQGATHLVIGRPIMHAEDPVAAATAMLEDMNK